One part of the Archangium lipolyticum genome encodes these proteins:
- a CDS encoding trypsin-like serine peptidase: MQHRRFVPPLRPLAGGLACALTLVWGCGPSEKPGADAFGTREEAVVYGTDDRQDVYAHPDATLRTRAQQSTVALMKATDFDATNPDNVTFKGENLGSLYDLCPTERFLADPTAASCSGTLIDDDLVLTAGHCVYNAAECAETRLVFNYYRPEEGTLRTVTTEDIFKCSSIVARQLGTVGSQNLDYAILKLDRAATPRFTPAPVRTSNTALTGGQNVAVIGSGSGIPFKIDSGGAVRDARASTLDYFVATTDTFGGNSGSGVYETSTYTVAGILVRGATDYVYKDSCYEVNVCGETGCRGEDITYVYPALRDYCAVSENPSTRLCADLPPPPPPPPPPPPPANSYPYSASDTNSAQQNTVDKALPLAAGDVVEVGTCGLEGASGNGDTYLRFNNRSGIEVAANDDASSCGAGVRSSYFKYTVPSADTFTLRAGCFSSGSCGGTVVWKVTPSSGTGGSGTSGSFSFSASNTNSAQQNTVNKDVTLAAGQVIKLGTCTVPDASGTGDTYLRLYNSPTGTTAVAFNDDACNQLSYLTYTVPAGAGGTYQIRAGCFSSNSCSGTVAYTVQ; the protein is encoded by the coding sequence ATGCAACATCGCAGGTTCGTGCCGCCGTTGCGTCCTCTCGCAGGCGGGCTGGCGTGCGCCCTCACGCTCGTCTGGGGCTGCGGCCCGTCGGAGAAGCCGGGCGCGGATGCGTTCGGTACCCGGGAAGAGGCCGTCGTCTACGGAACGGATGACCGGCAGGACGTCTACGCACACCCGGACGCCACGCTGCGCACGCGCGCGCAGCAGTCCACGGTGGCGCTGATGAAGGCCACGGATTTCGACGCGACCAACCCGGACAACGTCACCTTCAAGGGCGAGAACCTGGGCAGCCTCTACGACCTGTGCCCCACCGAGCGCTTCCTGGCGGATCCGACGGCGGCCTCCTGCTCCGGCACGCTCATCGACGATGACCTGGTGCTCACCGCGGGCCACTGCGTCTACAACGCCGCGGAGTGTGCCGAGACGCGCCTCGTCTTCAACTACTACCGGCCCGAGGAAGGCACGCTGCGGACGGTCACCACCGAGGACATCTTCAAGTGCTCCTCCATCGTGGCGCGCCAGTTGGGGACGGTGGGCTCGCAGAACCTGGACTACGCCATCCTCAAGTTGGACCGGGCCGCCACGCCACGCTTCACGCCGGCGCCGGTGCGCACGAGCAACACCGCGCTGACCGGCGGGCAGAACGTGGCCGTCATCGGCAGCGGCAGCGGCATCCCGTTCAAGATCGACTCCGGCGGCGCGGTGCGCGACGCGCGCGCGAGCACGCTGGACTACTTCGTGGCCACCACCGACACCTTCGGCGGCAACTCGGGCTCGGGCGTGTACGAGACGAGCACCTACACGGTGGCGGGCATCCTCGTGCGAGGGGCGACCGACTACGTCTACAAGGACAGCTGCTACGAGGTGAACGTGTGCGGCGAGACGGGCTGCCGGGGCGAGGACATCACCTATGTCTACCCCGCCCTGCGCGATTACTGCGCGGTGTCCGAGAACCCCAGCACGCGGCTGTGCGCCGACCTCCCGCCCCCACCGCCCCCACCGCCCCCACCGCCCCCGCCGGCCAACTCGTACCCCTACAGCGCGAGCGACACCAACAGCGCCCAGCAGAACACGGTGGACAAGGCGCTCCCGCTCGCCGCGGGTGACGTGGTGGAGGTGGGCACCTGCGGCCTGGAGGGCGCCTCGGGCAATGGCGACACCTACCTGCGCTTCAACAACCGGTCGGGCATCGAGGTTGCCGCCAACGACGACGCGAGCTCGTGCGGCGCTGGCGTCCGCTCCTCCTACTTCAAGTACACCGTGCCGTCGGCCGACACCTTCACCCTCCGCGCCGGTTGCTTCTCCAGCGGGAGCTGCGGCGGCACCGTGGTGTGGAAGGTGACGCCGTCCAGCGGCACGGGCGGTAGCGGCACCAGCGGCTCGTTCAGCTTCAGCGCCAGCAACACCAACAGCGCCCAGCAGAACACCGTCAACAAGGACGTGACGCTCGCGGCCGGCCAGGTCATCAAGCTGGGCACCTGCACGGTGCCGGATGCCTCCGGCACGGGCGACACCTACCTGCGGCTGTACAACAGCCCAACGGGCACGACGGCCGTGGCCTTCAACGACGACGCCTGCAACCAGCTCTCCTACCTCACCTACACGGTGCCGGCGGGCGCGGGCGGCACGTATCAGATCCGCGCCGGTTGCTTCTCCAGCAACAGTTGCAGCGGAACGGTGGCCTACACCGTCCAGTAG
- a CDS encoding SpoIIAA family protein, translating to MPFQISVYEADRIIDVVYPPQPSAEDVTDYLKRIRETIIRMGGPWSALVDQGKLRVMPPEMVATMASLNAFAQLHGMKRSARVVSDAASGLQAWRMTKKAMLTIPTRTFETREAALAWLRNPDDE from the coding sequence ATGCCCTTCCAGATCTCCGTCTACGAGGCAGACCGCATCATCGACGTCGTCTACCCACCGCAGCCCAGCGCGGAGGATGTCACGGACTACCTCAAGCGCATCCGCGAGACGATCATCCGCATGGGCGGCCCGTGGAGCGCGCTGGTGGACCAGGGAAAGCTGCGGGTGATGCCGCCGGAGATGGTGGCCACCATGGCCAGCCTCAACGCCTTCGCGCAGCTGCACGGCATGAAGCGCTCGGCGCGCGTGGTCAGTGATGCCGCCTCCGGGCTCCAGGCCTGGCGCATGACGAAGAAGGCCATGCTCACCATCCCCACGCGCACCTTCGAGACGCGCGAGGCCGCCCTGGCCTGGCTGCGCAATCCCGACGACGAGTAG
- a CDS encoding S9 family peptidase: MQLRTTLFRVLAAATLVPTLALAAPKAEAPARSVSRPSKQYTVEQFMATTKLSGASFSPDEKRVLFSSNQSGIFNAYTLPIAGGKPKALTQSKTDSTYAVAFFPRDERILFTRDQGGNEANHLYVRAPDGKERDLTPGQKLKAQFVGWSGDDSAFYVLTNERDARFFDVYRYDAKTYARTLVYQNDTGLSFSAVSPDGRWLAFDKTRTSYDTDLHLYDVEKKELKHITPHQGDVFFDASTFDPGSTALYFLTDQGSEFKRVARYELATGKVEDVERADWDVMYTAFSRKGGYRVTAINEDGRTVIRVHDVKAGKPLALPQLPAGDITSVTISDSEKRMAFYHNGDRSPSNLYVYDFGTKKVTRLTDSLSRELDAEDLVEAQVVRFKSFDGVEIPNILFKPHQATPEAKAPAIVWVHGGPGGQTRKGYSPVIQYLVNHGYVVLGINNRGSSGYGKTFFTADDQKHGREPLQDCLEARKYLASLPYVDAERIGIAGGSYGGYMVLAALAFHPDAFKVGIDIFGVSNWLRTLESIPPWWEAQRESLYKEIGDPVKQAQMLRDVSPLFHAEKISKPLLVLQGANDPRVIKPESDEIVEAVKKNGVPVEYVIFPDEGHGFTKKKNEVEAYSRMRGFLDSHLKAARPSAVN, encoded by the coding sequence GCCGGATGAGAAGCGCGTCCTCTTCTCCTCCAACCAGAGTGGCATCTTCAACGCGTACACCCTGCCGATCGCGGGCGGAAAGCCGAAGGCGCTCACGCAGTCGAAGACGGACTCCACCTACGCCGTCGCCTTCTTCCCCAGGGACGAGCGCATCCTCTTCACGCGAGACCAGGGCGGCAACGAGGCCAACCACCTCTACGTCCGCGCGCCGGACGGCAAGGAGCGCGACCTCACGCCCGGCCAGAAGCTGAAGGCCCAGTTCGTGGGCTGGAGCGGGGACGACTCCGCCTTCTACGTGCTCACCAACGAGCGCGACGCGCGCTTCTTCGACGTCTACCGCTACGACGCGAAGACGTACGCGCGCACGCTCGTGTACCAGAACGACACCGGCCTCTCCTTCTCGGCCGTGTCGCCCGATGGCAGGTGGCTCGCCTTCGACAAGACGCGCACCAGCTACGATACGGACCTCCACCTCTACGACGTGGAGAAGAAGGAGCTGAAGCACATCACCCCGCACCAGGGGGACGTGTTCTTCGACGCCAGCACGTTCGATCCAGGTTCCACCGCCCTCTACTTCCTCACGGACCAGGGATCCGAGTTCAAGCGGGTCGCCCGCTACGAGCTGGCCACCGGCAAGGTGGAGGACGTGGAGCGCGCCGACTGGGACGTGATGTACACCGCGTTCTCGCGCAAGGGCGGCTACCGCGTCACCGCCATCAACGAGGATGGCCGCACCGTCATCCGCGTGCACGACGTCAAGGCGGGCAAGCCCCTGGCGCTGCCCCAGCTGCCCGCGGGTGACATCACCTCCGTCACCATCTCGGACAGCGAGAAGCGGATGGCCTTCTACCACAATGGAGACCGCTCCCCGTCCAACCTGTACGTCTATGACTTCGGCACGAAGAAGGTCACCCGCCTCACCGACTCGCTGAGCCGGGAGCTCGACGCGGAGGACCTCGTCGAGGCCCAGGTGGTGCGCTTCAAGTCCTTCGACGGGGTGGAGATTCCCAACATCCTCTTCAAGCCCCACCAGGCCACGCCGGAAGCCAAGGCGCCCGCCATCGTCTGGGTGCACGGCGGCCCCGGTGGCCAGACGCGCAAGGGCTACTCGCCCGTCATCCAGTACCTCGTCAACCACGGCTACGTGGTGCTGGGCATCAACAACCGCGGCAGCTCCGGCTACGGGAAGACCTTCTTCACCGCGGATGACCAGAAGCATGGCCGCGAGCCGCTCCAGGACTGCCTCGAGGCCCGGAAGTACCTGGCCAGCCTGCCCTACGTGGACGCCGAGCGCATCGGCATCGCCGGCGGCAGCTATGGCGGCTACATGGTGCTGGCCGCGCTCGCCTTCCACCCGGACGCCTTCAAGGTGGGCATCGACATCTTCGGTGTCTCCAACTGGCTGCGCACGCTCGAGAGCATCCCGCCCTGGTGGGAGGCGCAGCGCGAGTCCCTCTACAAGGAGATTGGAGACCCGGTGAAGCAGGCGCAGATGCTGCGCGACGTCTCGCCCCTCTTCCACGCGGAGAAGATCTCCAAGCCGCTGCTCGTGCTCCAGGGCGCCAACGACCCGCGCGTCATCAAGCCCGAGTCGGATGAGATCGTCGAGGCGGTGAAGAAGAACGGCGTGCCCGTGGAGTACGTCATCTTCCCGGACGAGGGCCACGGCTTCACCAAGAAGAAGAACGAGGTGGAGGCCTACTCGCGCATGCGCGGCTTCCTGGACTCGCACCTGAAGGCCGCCAGGCCGTCCGCGGTGAACTGA